A DNA window from Siniperca chuatsi isolate FFG_IHB_CAS linkage group LG6, ASM2008510v1, whole genome shotgun sequence contains the following coding sequences:
- the cpox gene encoding oxygen-dependent coproporphyrinogen-III oxidase, mitochondrial — translation MATIAFCCVNKTARTTARRCLISHLKGLASAGKSHLPLSTTHSPSLTLLPGTRWFSRGSSVRFMSHGTAGKSAAGRTRRGALALSGAAAVTAAAAVAGFLANANHFQRAEMATKLSQAAEEKEQEGDILERCRGFMSPPVTDIGVLQERKGEMRTRMEMLIMETQAEFCKALQEVDGGKFKVDRWDRKEGGGGISCVMQDGKVFEKAGVNVSVVFGHLTEEAARQMRSRGKVLKGKDGKLPFCAMGVSSVIHPKNPHIPTVHFNYRYFEIEEEDGSKQWWFGGGTDLTPVYINKEDAFHFHNTLKEACDKHHPQYYPDFKKWCDRYFYIRHRGETRGIGGIFFDDLDTPSQEEAFNFVKSCARTVVPCYLPIVYKHLNNSFTDEEKDWQQVRRGRYVEFNLVYDRGVKFGLATPGSRIESILMSLPLTARWEYMHEPAKGTLEAEMLEVLRNPKEWV, via the exons ATGGCCACCATTGCCTTTTGCTGTGTAAACAAAACGGCTCGGACTACCGCGAGAAGATGTTTGATTTCACATTTGAAGGGGCTTGCTAGTGCTGGAAAGTCGCATTTGCCGTTATCCACCACTCACAGCCCGTCACTGACTTTGCTTCCTGGAACGAGATGGTTTTCCAGGGGTTCCAGCGTACGGTTCATGTCCCATGGGACCGCAGGCAAATCCGCAGCCGGGCGAACCAGAAGGGGAGCCCTGGCGCTCAGTGGAGCcgcagcagtaacagcagcagcggcagtAGCGGGGTTTTTAGCCAACGCTAACCACTTTCAGCGTGCTGAAATGGCAACGAAATTATCCCAAGCCGCTGAGGAGAAGGAGCAAGAGGGGGATATCCTGGAGAGATGCCGGGGGTTCATGTCTCCTCCGGTGACCGACATCGGTGTGCTGCAGGAGAGGAAAGGGGAGATGCGTACGAGGATGGAGATGTTGATCATGGAGACGCAGGCCGAGTTCTGCAAAGCCCTGCAGGAGGTGGACGGTGGGAAGTTCAAGGTGGACCGGTGGGACAGGAAGGAAG gtggagGAGGAATCAGCTGTGTGATGCAAGATGGAAAGGTGTTTGAGAAGGCAGGGGTCAATGTGTCAGTAGTGTTTGGGCACCTGACCGAGGAGGCCGCCAGGCAGatgaggagcagagggaaagtCCTCAAAGGGAAAGATG GTAAGCTGCCATTTTGTGCCATGGGTGTGAGCTCTGTTATCCACCCCAAGAACCCACACATCCCCACAGTGCACTTTAACTACAGATACTTTGAGATCGAAGAGGAAGATG GCTCTAAGCAGTGGTGGTTTGGTGGAGGCACAGACCTGACTCCAGTTTATATTAATAAAGAAGATGCATTTCACTTCCACAACACCCTGAAGGAGGCCTGCGACAAGCACCACCCGCAGTACTACCCCGACTTTAAGAAATG GTGTGACAGATACTTCTACATCCGGCACAGAGGAGAGACTCGGGGTATAGGAGGGATCTTCTTTGATGACCTGGACACCCCGAGCCAGGAGGAGGCATTCAACTTCGTCAAGAGCTGTGCCCGCACTGTGGTGCCCTGTTACCTGCCCATTGTGTACAAACACCTCAATAACTCCTTCACTGATGAGGAGAAGGACTGGCAGCAGGTACGAAGAGGAAG ATATGTGGAGTTCAACCTGGTGTATGACAGGGGAGTGAAGTTCGGCTTGGCCACACCTGGCTCCAGAATTGAGAGCATTCTCATGTCCCTCCCCCTCACTGCCAG GTGGGAGTATATGCATGAGCCTGCCAAAGGTACCCTGGAGGCTGAGATGCTGGAGGTGTTACGAAACCCCAAGGAGTGGGTGTGA
- the prrg1 gene encoding transmembrane gamma-carboxyglutamic acid protein 1 yields MGSVFLPADAAHSVLRRLRRANFLLEEMKQGNIQRECREEICTYEEAREAFENDEKTRRFWEEYVRESSPSGGLETVVGGVHSLYLIVPLLLVVLIVATIAITVWRCHSRKRSQRSPSPSLGHSHQDHVLSVVSMDHWGRDYHHGDQSELSIHSSPAYPGSELTSGRGSAGDPPPSYEEAVGHTDVQIETEPPPQYDDIVNTSSTSVSGDHGK; encoded by the exons ATGGGGAGTG TGTTCCTGCCGGCGGACGCGGCCCACTCGGTGCTGCGGCGGCTGCGCAGGGCCAACTTCTTGCTGGAGGAGATGAAGCAGGGCAACATCCAGCGGGAGTGCCGCGAGGAGATCTGCACCTATGAGGAAGCCCGCGAGGCTTTTGAAAACGATGAGAAGACG AGGCGGTTCTGGGAGGAATATGTGCGGGAGAGCAGTCCTTCTGGAGGGCTGGAGACAGTGGTTGGCGGAGTCCACTCTCTCTACTTGATCGTGCCATTGCTGCTGGTTGTGCTCATCGTTGCCACCATCGCCATCACTGTGTGGCGCTGCCACTCTCGCAAGCGCTCGCAGCGCAGCCCCAGCCCCAGCCTGGGACACTCTCATCAGGACCATGTCCTGTCAGTGGTCTCTATGGACCATTGGGGGAGGGATTACCACCATGGTGACCAATCAGAACTCAGCATCCACAGCAGCCCAGCTTATCCAGGCTCAGAGCTCACATCAGGGAGAGGAAGTGCTGGAGACCCGCCACCATCTTATGAGGAGGCTGTGGGCCATACAGACGTCCAAATAGAGACGGAGCCACCTCCACAGTATGATGATATAGTCAACACCAGCAGTACTAGTGTCAGTGGTGACCATGGGAAGTAA
- the tmem47 gene encoding transmembrane protein 47 gives MASSVSGTEEVRVSALTPLKLVGLVCVFLALCLDVGAVLSPAWVTADDQYYLSMWVSCWKPVSSVEWSCNSTLATDWQIATLALLLGGAALTLLSFLVALISLCFSSRSRCYKPVAVMLFSAAVLQVCSLVLFPIKFIETVSLRVYHEFNWGYGLAWGSTIFSFGGAILYCLNPKNYEDYY, from the exons ATGGCTTCATCCGTGAGCGGCACTGAGGAGGTCCGGGTGTCGGCGTTGACGCCCCTGAAGTTGGTGGGACTGGTGTGCGTCTTTCTCGCCCTGTGCCTGGATGTCGGAGCCGTGTTGAGCCCGGCGTGGGTCACGGCAGATGACCAGTACTACCTGTCCATGTGGGTGTCCTGTTGGAAGCCCGTCAGCTCCGTGGAGTGGTCCTGCAACAGCACGCTGGCCACCG aCTGGCAGATTGCCACACTGGCCCTGCTGTTGGGGGGGGCGGCCCTCACCCTGCTCTCCTTCCTCGTGGCGCTGATCTCCCTGTGCTTCAGCTCCAGGAGTCGTTGCTACAAGCCCGTGGCTGTCATGCTGTTCTCTGCAG CGGTGCTCCAGGTGTGCAGCTTGGTCCTGTTCCCCATCAAGTTCATAGAGACGGTCAGTCTGAGGGTGTACCATGAGTTTAACTGGGGCTACGGCCTGGCCTGGGGATCCACCATCTTCTCTTTTGGAGGAGCCATCCTCTATTGTCTCAACCCCAAGAACTATGAAGACTACTACTAA
- the tab3 gene encoding TGF-beta-activated kinase 1 and MAP3K7-binding protein 3, which yields MAQGGSQLDYHILQDLKQRFPEIPEVVVSQCLLQNNNNLDLCCHLLAQESNRYLYGEFHHSPEEGRLSRNHMLHISLGYPGSEASKVNGGAAGVGRSLVHSTSDSHIEPQRPSYPEPLSAPATMAPSPGYNPFFMNDQSRSASTPTPPPTIQGMSPTYAPVPRYTMNPITVTLSQSIPNVPQALQIPPGHYTNSTNTTLYIRPSPSQSPQPAPWSSSGAPVYQHQQSPYSTPTYGSPYSSPQHQVQPPQPQPQPQPQHQQYVFLPISSPTIPSMPYHHQQQPQQQPTVYRPYNTKSSLKNQIEITLEGPRPRSNSPVHNPHPQGALYMATSPSPSSPSRGITMSGPPGQATFHPGMYLQHQGPARPRPASSPQPGQSAYTFKIKVSPGGQAQRPPSSPPVAEAESLLNIVDQGEHNAAPPPILPISALPGNVASQFQHMPRRSSSGSDDYAYTQALLLHQRARMERLLKELLLEKQKLEQLKSDVNNMEYDALQRRFRRVNSTSLIPRPEEMTRLRSLNRQLQIDIDCTLKETDLLQSRGKFDPKAMNNFYDNIQPGPVVPPKPGKKEGEQGSKPVPGPQRDEDFEGAQWNCESCTFLNHPALNRCEQCEMPRYT from the exons ATGGCGCAGGGAGGCTCTCAGCTCGACTACCACATCCTGCAGGACCTCAAGCAGCGTTTCCCAGAGATCCCAGAGGTGGTAGTGTCACAGTGCCTTCTGCAg AACAACAATAACCTGGAtctctgctgccacctgctggctCAGGAGAGTAATAGATACCTGTATGGAGAGTTCCACCACAGTCCAGAGGAGGGGCGGCTGAGCCGAAACCACATGCTACACATTAGCCTGGGCTACCCGGGCTCAGAGGCAAGCAAGGTAAatggaggagcagcaggtgtAGGGCGCTCCCTAGTGCACAGCACCAGTGACAGTCACATCGAACCCCAACGGCCCAGCTACCCTGAGCCACTGTCAGCCCCCGCCACCATGGCCCCCTCCCCGGGTTACAATCCTTTCTTCATGAACGATCAGAGCCGGTCTGCTAGCACTCCCACCCCTCCACCCACAATTCAGGGCATGTCTCCCACATACGCCCCTGTCCCACGTTACACTATGAACCCTATAACAGTCACACTTTCACAAAGCATACCCAATGTCCCACAGGCTCTGCAGATCCCTCCCGGGCACTATACTAACAGTACCAACACCACCCTTTATATTCGACCCTCACCCTCCCAGAGCCCACAGCCAGCGCCCTGGTCCTCCTCGGGGGCACCTGTATATCAGCATCAGCAGTCCCCCTACAGTACTCCCACATATGGCTCTCCTTACAGCTCCCCGCAGCATCAAGTCCAGCCACCACAACCACAGCCCCAGCCACAACCCCAGCACCAGCAATATGTCTTCCTCCCTATTAGCTCCCCAACCATTCCCAGCATGCCCTACCATCACCAGCAACAACCCCAGCAACAGCCAACAGTTTACAGGCCCTACAACACAAAAAGCTCCCTCAAGAACCAGATAGAGATTACCCTGGAGGGTCCACGACCTCGCAGCAACTCTCCTGTAcacaacccccacccccaagGAGCGCTTTACATGGCCACCAGCCCCTCGCCCAGCTCCCCTTCAAGGGGTATCACTATGAGTGGGCCTCCGGGCCAGGCAACCTTCCACCCTGGGATGTACCTGCAGCATCAGGGCCCTGCAAGACCTCGGcctgcctcctctcctcagcCGGGCCAGTCAGCCTACACCTTCAAAATCAAAGTTTCCCCAGGAGGCCAGGCTCAGAGACCACCCAGCTCACCTCCTGTGGCCGAAGCAGAGTCACTTCTCAACATAGTAGACCAAGGGGAGCACAACGCTGCCCCTCCACCCATCCTTCCCATTTCTGCTCTACCGGGGAACGTTGCCAGTCAGTTTCAGCACATGCCTCGACGTTCAAGCTCGGGCTCTGATGACTATGCCTACACACAAG CTCTCCTGCTCCACCAGCGGGCCAGGATGGAACGTCTACTgaaggagctgctgctggagaagCAGAAACTAGAGCAACTGAAGTCTGATGTCAACAATATGGAATATGATGCCCTTCAAAGACGCTTTCGACGAGTCAACTCCACCAGTCTTATACCCAGA CCTGAGGAGATGACCCGATTGCGGAGTCTGAACAGACAGCTTCAGATTGATATCGACTGTACCCTGAAGGAGACAGATCTACTGCAGTCTAGAg GGAAGTTTGACCCAAAAGCAATGAACAACTTTTATGACAACATTCAGCCTGGTCCAGTAGTTCCGCCCAAACCTGGGAAGAAAG AAGGGGAGCAGGGCTCCAAGCCAGTGCCGGGGCCCCAGAGGGACGAGGACTTCGAAGGCGCCCAGTGGAACTGTGAAAGCTGCACCTTCCTCAATCACCCTGCACTCAACCGCTGTGAACAGTGCGAGATGCCGCGCTACACCTGA